Genomic DNA from Peribacillus simplex NBRC 15720 = DSM 1321:
TAAGCAAGGGCACCGGGACATAGGTTTTATTGGTGGAGGTGTTAATGAAACTTTTGAAAATTTGTATGCTGAACATCGTTTTAAAGGTTTTCAACATGCCATGGAAGAAGCCGGGCTAGTCATCCAATCTGAATGGGTAATGAATACACAGTGGAAAATGGAAAACAGCTATGAGAAAATGAAAACTTTAATTAAAAGAGATCCATTGCATATGCCAACAGCAATGGTTTGTGCGAGTGACTTGATGGCCATCCCTGCCATGAGAGCTGTCAGAGAAAATAAACTTAGAATTCCAGAGGATATCGCTTTCTTTGGGGTTGATAATATTGAAATGGGGAAATATTCGTCTCCACAGCTTTCGACGGTAGACATCCCTAAATATGAAATGGGAAGAATTGCAGCTAAAACTATTATGGAAATGGTAGAAGGGAAGATTAAACTTCCGATAAAAATCATATTGCCATTTGAATTAGTCCTTCGGGAATCATCTAACATAAAACGAACCTAAGCGGTTCTTTTTTTGAAATTTGTTGGAAAACGTTTGGAGTAAATCAGGAAAACTATCGGAAAAATGGAAGATAGGAGAGTAAACCATGAAACAAATGACAGCAATAATAATCGGGGCAGGTGACAGAGGGGTAAGAGCTTATGCACCTTATGCCTTAGAATACCCTAATGAATTAAAGATCACAGGTGTGGCTGAGCCGAATAAAGAAAGAAGAACTAAATTTCAACAAGAACATAATATTTCCAACGAAAATAGTTTTGAGTCTTGGGAAGATGCATTCAATCCAGGAAGAAAAATTGCTGATGTAGCTATTATTTGTACACTTGATCGCAACCACTTTAAACCGACCATGAAAGCATTGGAACTGGGTTATCATGTTTTGTTGGAAAAGCCTATGTCCCCAGACCCAATGGAATGCATAGCGATGGAACAAGCAGCCCAAAAGTATAATCGACATCTTACAATATGCCATGTATTGAGGTATACAGAATTTTGGGCAACAATTAAAAAGATTATTTCATCAGGAGAAATTGGTGAGGTAGTTTCGCTTCAATTAAATGAAAATGTAGAAGTGATGCATATGTCGCATAGCTTTGTCCGTGGCAATTGGAATAATAAAGAACGAACAAGTCCGATGATTCTGCAAAAATCATGTCATGATATGGATATTATTTCTTTCGTGATAGACAAGGAGTGTAAACGCATTAGTTCATATGGTTCGCTTATGCATTTTAAGGAAGAAAATGCACCAATTGGAGCACCGAAAAGATGTTTAGATGGCTGTCCTGTTGAACATGAATGCCCATTTCATGCTGGAAGGTATTATCTAGGTGAAGGAAAAGGATGGGCAAGGAAATTTACAGAGGACTATACAAATGAAGGAATAATAAAAGCATTAAATGAAACTCCATTTGGAAAATGCGTATATCGCTCAGATAATAATGTGGTGGATCATCAAGTTGTAAATATGGAATTCGAGGGTGGAGCAACAGCGACGTTTAGTATGTGCGGGTTCACAAGGGAGCAAACACGTATTGTTCAAATAATGGGAACAAAAGGAGAAATACGTGGGAATATGGAGGAAAATAGTATTTCGATTTTTAATTTTCTCACCAAGCATGAAACGATAATAAGATTTGACAATCCCATTGGTGGACATGGTGGTGGAGATAACAGCATCATTAGGACTTTCTTGAGAGAAATTCAATATGGAAATAAACAAGATAGCGTTTCTTCCGCACTTGCTTCAGTAAGAAGTCACCTAATGGCATTTGCTGCTGAAGAGTCAAGGCTAAAACAGGGTCAATCCATTAATATTGACGATTATTATAATAGTTTAAAAGAAAAACCAAGAGGTAAGTAATTTCCCTATATTAAGAGAAAGGTACCATCTACCATTTTCTTTGGAGTGTAAATTCAACAAAGAAGATTTGTTCACATCCTGGTTTTATTTTCCGAGCCCTTTTTATTTAGTGGAGGTGGTAAGCCCTATACAAATCGCCTTCGTACGTATTTCTAATTTATGCTGTAGTAAAAGTTTTAATGGAATAAATAAATGTAAGGGTTATCATGGTGAAAATTGTCACAAAACCATTCGTGTTCAAGAAGTATTTTGTTAGAAATCTACAAAACTTTATTTGAAAGAAGGTAACATGATGAAAAAATGGCTAATAATGCTTTTAACCACAATTTTAGGATTAATAGGATTAGCTGGATGTAGTAATGATGACACTGCATCAGGGGACGGAAAGGTTGAAATTACTTATGGATTTTGGGATAAGAAGCAAGTCACTGCCATAGATGAAGTCATCAAATTATTTAACGAAAAATATCCGGACATTAAAGTGAAAACGGAGATGACTCCTTATGGCCAGTATTTTCAAAAACTTGAAACTGCTGCAACTGGGGCGGCGTTGCCAGATGTTATGTGGATGAATGGTGCCCATGTTGAGAAATATGCAGAAGGAAAGGTAATCCTCCCACTTACTGACCTTGCAAAAAAAGAAAACTATGGCTTAGATAATTATCCGAAATCTTTAATTGACCTTTATACCGTAAAAGGAGAAATATTCGGTATTCCAAAAGACTTTGATACAACGGGCTTATGGTATAACAAAAAAATCTTTGATGAAGCAGGTGTACCATATCCAGATGACACTTGGGATTGGAGTAAGTTAAAGGAAGTCGCTAAAAAACTGACAGATAAAGACAAAGGTATTTGGGGCTATGCTGCATTAATGGGCAACCAAGGTGGCTATTATGATTTTATCTGGCAAAATGGCGGTTATATTATTTCTGACGATGGTAAGTCTGTAGGTTTTGATCAGCCGGAGTCCATTGATGCGCTTAATTATAATATTAGTTTCATTAAGGAGGGATTATCTCCAACACAGGCTCAAATGACAGAAACAGCCGCTTCTGAATTATTCTCTTCAGGAAAAGTAGCGATG
This window encodes:
- a CDS encoding ABC transporter substrate-binding protein, whose product is MKKWLIMLLTTILGLIGLAGCSNDDTASGDGKVEITYGFWDKKQVTAIDEVIKLFNEKYPDIKVKTEMTPYGQYFQKLETAATGAALPDVMWMNGAHVEKYAEGKVILPLTDLAKKENYGLDNYPKSLIDLYTVKGEIFGIPKDFDTTGLWYNKKIFDEAGVPYPDDTWDWSKLKEVAKKLTDKDKGIWGYAALMGNQGGYYDFIWQNGGYIISDDGKSVGFDQPESIDALNYNISFIKEGLSPTQAQMTETAASELFSSGKVAMMFDGPWMVQEYKNNPDINVAVVPKGKQRAVAIHGLANVIAANTKHKDASWKFVQFLGSKEAADIFAKTGTVIPAYNDTQDAWIQAVPNINLQAFIDGVDYSVPLPSVIRTGEIWQYETDVLKKAWSEEESVDDAVRELTEKANEALSKK
- a CDS encoding Gfo/Idh/MocA family protein, whose amino-acid sequence is MKQMTAIIIGAGDRGVRAYAPYALEYPNELKITGVAEPNKERRTKFQQEHNISNENSFESWEDAFNPGRKIADVAIICTLDRNHFKPTMKALELGYHVLLEKPMSPDPMECIAMEQAAQKYNRHLTICHVLRYTEFWATIKKIISSGEIGEVVSLQLNENVEVMHMSHSFVRGNWNNKERTSPMILQKSCHDMDIISFVIDKECKRISSYGSLMHFKEENAPIGAPKRCLDGCPVEHECPFHAGRYYLGEGKGWARKFTEDYTNEGIIKALNETPFGKCVYRSDNNVVDHQVVNMEFEGGATATFSMCGFTREQTRIVQIMGTKGEIRGNMEENSISIFNFLTKHETIIRFDNPIGGHGGGDNSIIRTFLREIQYGNKQDSVSSALASVRSHLMAFAAEESRLKQGQSINIDDYYNSLKEKPRGK